In one Drosophila pseudoobscura strain MV-25-SWS-2005 chromosome X, UCI_Dpse_MV25, whole genome shotgun sequence genomic region, the following are encoded:
- the ERp44 gene encoding endoplasmic reticulum resident protein 44: MIEARIHKLGPSIALLAILHLLQHPAATDAGGAVPMTSENIDMTLASNELVFLNFYAEWCRFSNILAPIFGEAADKIKAEFPDAGRVVLGKVDCDKETAIASRFHINKYPTLKIVRNGQLSKREYRGQRSSDAFLEFVKKQLEDPIQEFKSLKELEHLDSKKRLILGYFDRRDQPEYDTFRKVATNLKEDCQFHVGFGDASQAMHPPGTPIIVFRPDVALSHENDETYTGSLQNFDELKIWIQEKCVPLVREITFENAEELTEEGLPFLILFHRPDDLNSIKDYKSIIERQLLDEKQNVNFLTADGKRFAHPLHHLGKSEDDLPLIAIDSFKHMYLFPHFSDMYTPGKLKQFLQDLYSGKLHREFHYGPDPSNNDIHPDPHTGKGTSPPESKFKELGPSKHRYTLLEKDEL, translated from the exons ATGATTGAAGCAAGAATTCATAAGCTGGGGCCCAGCATAGCTCTGCTAGCG ATACTTCATCTCCTGCAACATCCAGCGGCCACAGATGCGGGGGGAGCGGTGCCTATGACCAGTGAAAACATTGATATGACATTAG CCTCTAATGAATTGGTTTTCCTTAATTTTTATGCCGAATGGTGTAGATTTAGTAATATATTAGCTCCCATATTCGGTGAAGCTGCGGATAAG ATCAAGGCGGAATTCCCCGATGCCGGCCGTGTTGTGCTTGGGAAAGTGGATTGCGATAAGGAGACGGCTATTGCCTCGCGGTTTCATATCAATAAATATCCCACATTGAAAATTGTACGCAACGGACAGCTCAGTAAGCGCGAATATCGCGGCCAGCGTTCGTCGGATGCTTTCTTGGAGTTTGTCAAGAAACAACTGGAGGATCCCATTCAGGAGTTTAAATCGCTGAAAGAACTTGAGCATCTTGACTCAAAGAAACGCCTCATATTGGGCTACTTCGATCGCAGGGATCAGCCGGAATATGATACATTCCGAAAAGTGGCCACAAACTTGAAAGAGGATTGCCAGTTCCATGTGGGCTTCGGTGATGCCTCACAGGCCATGCATCCACCTG GTACCCCCATTATTGTGTTTAGACCCGATGTGGCCTTGTCGCACGAAAACGATGAGACCTACACTGGCAGCCTGCAGAATTTCGATGAACTGAAGATATGGATACAGGAAAAGTGTGTGCCGCTGGTTAGGGAAATAACATTCGAGAATGCCGAGGAGCTTACCGAAGAAGGACTGCCGTTCCTGATACTCTTCCACCGGCCAGACGATCTTAACTCCATCAAGGATTACAAGTCCATCATTGAGCGTCAACTGCTAGATGAGAAAC AGAATGTCAACTTTCTGACGGCAGATGGCAAAAGATTTGCCCATCCGCTGCATCATTTGGGAAAGTCGGAGGACGACCTGCCATTGATAGCCATCGATTCGTTCAAGCACATGTATCTGTTCCCCCACTTCAGTGACATGTACACGCCGGGCAAGCTAAAGCAATTCCTTCAGGATCTCTACAGCGGGAAGCTGCATAg GGAGTTTCATTATGGGCCGGATCCCTCAAATAATGATATACATCCCGATCCACATACCGGCAAAGGTACCTCACCACCCGAATCGAAATTCAAGGAACTGGGCCCATCCAAGCATCGCTACACCTTGCTAGAAAAAGATGAACTGTAA